A genome region from Natronobeatus ordinarius includes the following:
- a CDS encoding DUF7120 family protein, which translates to MPKVEINIPEHLEMQIAQMVERGEFVNREEAIEDLLSTGIKAYKTSGPMDEEEPGLENDGMMGHDDEYVF; encoded by the coding sequence ATGCCGAAAGTCGAGATCAACATACCGGAACACCTCGAGATGCAGATCGCGCAGATGGTCGAGCGCGGGGAGTTCGTAAACCGGGAAGAAGCGATCGAGGACCTGCTGTCGACCGGGATCAAAGCCTACAAGACCAGCGGCCCGATGGACGAGGAGGAGCCGGGACTCGAGAACGACGGGATGATGGGCCACGACGACGAGTACGTCTTCTAA
- a CDS encoding DUF7550 family protein has protein sequence MAEDTEPAVDHDSAADVGHDLEGRTTAPMSEFPTGNAGLGFVVLLVGLAVAFVLPLALTL, from the coding sequence ATGGCTGAGGACACCGAACCCGCCGTCGACCACGACTCGGCGGCCGACGTCGGACACGACCTCGAGGGACGGACCACGGCGCCGATGAGCGAGTTTCCGACCGGCAACGCCGGACTCGGCTTCGTCGTCTTGCTCGTCGGGCTCGCCGTCGCGTTCGTCCTCCCGTTGGCACTCACGCTGTGA
- the yqeC gene encoding selenium cofactor biosynthesis protein YqeC: protein MNVVDALNADAGTLCVVGAGGKKTTLYALANRLERAVVTATVRIPIFDHHVDAVRVTDDPRGALADATYPLGLVPAREREDRYRGYDTETVAAIAEAHDGPVLVKADGARMREFKAPNEREPQLPAVADVVVPIASTHAVGRPLTDEVVHRPERVAACTDLELGDRITPAAVGQVLASTDGGLKAVPENATAIPLLNKVDDGEDEAVAREIAATIHEHADVPRVVLARMHDASVVDVI, encoded by the coding sequence ATGAACGTCGTCGACGCCCTGAACGCCGACGCCGGGACGCTCTGTGTGGTCGGCGCCGGTGGCAAGAAGACCACGCTCTACGCGCTGGCGAACCGACTCGAGCGGGCGGTCGTCACGGCGACAGTTCGCATTCCCATTTTCGACCACCACGTCGACGCCGTCCGAGTGACCGACGACCCTCGAGGTGCACTCGCGGACGCGACGTATCCGCTGGGGCTCGTCCCGGCGCGCGAGCGGGAGGATCGGTATCGCGGGTACGACACGGAGACGGTCGCCGCCATCGCCGAGGCCCACGACGGCCCCGTACTCGTGAAAGCCGACGGGGCCCGGATGCGGGAGTTCAAAGCACCAAACGAGCGCGAACCGCAGCTGCCAGCCGTGGCGGACGTGGTCGTCCCGATTGCGAGCACGCACGCGGTCGGCCGCCCGCTCACCGACGAGGTCGTTCACCGACCCGAACGCGTCGCCGCTTGCACGGACCTCGAGCTCGGTGACCGAATCACTCCCGCGGCCGTCGGGCAGGTGCTCGCGAGCACAGACGGCGGACTGAAGGCCGTCCCCGAGAACGCGACGGCGATCCCGTTGCTCAACAAGGTCGACGACGGCGAGGACGAAGCCGTCGCTCGCGAGATTGCAGCGACGATCCACGAGCACGCGGACGTTCCTCGAGTCGTCTTGGCGCGAATGCACGACGCATCGGTCGTCGACGTGATATAA
- a CDS encoding rubrerythrin-like domain-containing protein, which translates to MSMQNARSLVDDSAITFDAATTVEAAIDEIRTSTGDDEPTVYYGYVLDDSGRLEGVVSVRELLNAEEAASLADVMQSDVVSVEESASIGDIARKLAEHGFPLLPVHDADAAFLGVVRAEDVLEALEEGASKAALQSSVKDVQYDPSEEGQYECFECGAVVAAIGSPGSCPECGSELRHRRTTIE; encoded by the coding sequence ATGTCCATGCAGAACGCCCGGTCGTTGGTAGACGACAGCGCGATTACGTTCGATGCGGCGACGACCGTCGAGGCCGCGATCGATGAGATCCGGACGTCCACGGGGGACGACGAACCGACCGTCTACTACGGCTACGTCCTCGACGACAGCGGTCGCCTCGAGGGCGTGGTTTCGGTGCGAGAGCTGCTGAACGCCGAGGAGGCGGCCTCGCTCGCCGACGTGATGCAGAGCGACGTCGTCTCGGTGGAGGAGTCGGCGTCGATCGGCGACATCGCCAGGAAGCTCGCCGAGCACGGGTTCCCACTGCTCCCCGTCCACGATGCTGACGCGGCGTTCCTCGGCGTCGTTCGAGCCGAGGACGTTCTCGAGGCGCTCGAGGAGGGTGCCTCGAAGGCGGCCCTCCAGTCGAGCGTGAAAGACGTCCAGTACGATCCGAGCGAGGAAGGCCAGTACGAGTGCTTCGAGTGTGGCGCAGTGGTCGCCGCCATCGGGAGCCCCGGATCGTGTCCGGAGTGTGGAAGCGAACTCCGCCACCGCCGGACGACGATCGAGTGA
- a CDS encoding molybdenum cofactor guanylyltransferase, with protein METGVILAGGRSTRFGETDKAVAELAGTPMIRRVADRLVDVVGAMVINCRHDQQAAIEAAMASYPLEVTFAFDEEPDLGPMAGIRTGLRAVESEYAVVVACDMPFVEPAFVRHLFDRAADHEAALAQLDDRWFQTTQAVYHAEAMAEACADAIERDERKIIEPLFDLDYVVVDEAELLEHASRETFRNVNTREELERAAVDLSGE; from the coding sequence ATGGAGACGGGAGTGATCCTCGCCGGCGGCCGCTCGACCCGCTTTGGCGAGACCGACAAAGCGGTCGCCGAGCTCGCGGGGACGCCGATGATCCGTCGCGTCGCTGATCGGCTCGTCGACGTCGTCGGGGCGATGGTGATCAACTGCCGGCACGACCAGCAGGCTGCCATCGAGGCGGCGATGGCGAGCTACCCGCTCGAGGTCACGTTCGCGTTCGACGAGGAGCCGGATCTCGGGCCAATGGCGGGGATTCGGACCGGCCTCCGGGCGGTCGAGAGCGAGTACGCCGTCGTCGTCGCCTGTGACATGCCGTTCGTCGAGCCCGCCTTCGTCCGTCACCTCTTCGACCGGGCGGCCGACCACGAAGCCGCCCTCGCGCAGCTCGACGATCGCTGGTTCCAGACGACGCAGGCGGTCTACCACGCCGAAGCGATGGCCGAGGCCTGCGCCGACGCGATCGAGCGCGACGAGCGAAAAATCATCGAGCCCCTGTTCGACCTCGACTACGTCGTCGTCGACGAGGCGGAACTGCTCGAGCACGCGAGCCGGGAGACGTTCCGGAACGTCAACACGCGAGAGGAACTCGAGCGAGCCGCTGTGGACCTCTCGGGGGAGTAG
- the pan1 gene encoding proteasome-activating nucleotidase Pan1, giving the protein MSDTVDDVDLPYDEDEASQQEKILALEERLEILESQNEEMRDKLLDANAENNKYQQKLERLTHENKKLKQSPLFVATVQELTDDGVIIKQHGNNQEALTEVTDEMRDELTPDARVAVNNSLSIVKTLSGETDVRARVMEVTESPDVSYEDIGGLEEQLQEVRETVEMPLEKPEMFTDVGIEPPSGVLLYGPPGTGKTMLAKAVANQTDATFIKMAGSELVHKFIGEGAKLVRDLFEVAREHEPAVIFIDEIDAIAAKRTESKTSGDAEVQRTMMQLLSEMDGFEERGEIRIIAATNRFDMLDRAILRPGRFDRLIEVPKPDEEGRELIFQIHTRDMNVADDVDFAALAEEATEASGADIKAVCTEAGMFAIRDDRTEIRMEDFHEAWKKVQAESDESDEVSKTFA; this is encoded by the coding sequence ATGAGCGACACTGTGGACGACGTCGACCTCCCATACGACGAGGACGAGGCGTCCCAACAGGAGAAAATACTGGCACTCGAGGAACGACTTGAGATCCTCGAGTCGCAAAACGAGGAGATGCGCGATAAGCTCCTCGACGCGAACGCCGAGAACAACAAGTACCAGCAGAAACTCGAGCGACTCACCCACGAGAACAAGAAGCTCAAGCAGTCGCCGCTGTTCGTCGCCACCGTCCAGGAGCTCACCGACGACGGGGTCATCATCAAACAGCACGGCAACAACCAGGAGGCGCTGACGGAGGTGACCGACGAAATGCGCGACGAGCTCACCCCCGACGCGCGCGTTGCCGTCAACAACTCTCTCTCTATCGTCAAGACCCTCTCCGGCGAGACGGACGTGCGTGCCCGGGTGATGGAAGTCACCGAGAGCCCGGACGTCAGCTACGAGGACATCGGTGGCCTCGAGGAGCAGCTCCAGGAAGTGCGCGAGACGGTCGAGATGCCCCTCGAGAAGCCAGAGATGTTCACTGACGTCGGCATCGAGCCGCCGTCGGGTGTGCTGCTCTACGGCCCGCCGGGGACGGGCAAGACGATGCTCGCGAAGGCCGTCGCCAATCAGACCGACGCCACCTTCATCAAGATGGCCGGCTCCGAGCTGGTTCACAAGTTCATCGGCGAGGGCGCAAAGCTCGTCCGCGACCTCTTCGAGGTCGCCCGCGAGCACGAGCCCGCCGTCATCTTCATCGACGAGATCGACGCCATCGCGGCCAAACGGACGGAGTCGAAAACGTCGGGAGACGCCGAGGTCCAGCGCACCATGATGCAGCTGCTCAGCGAGATGGACGGCTTCGAAGAGCGCGGCGAGATCCGTATCATCGCCGCGACCAACCGCTTCGACATGCTCGACCGCGCCATCCTCCGGCCCGGCCGATTCGACCGCCTCATCGAGGTTCCCAAGCCGGACGAGGAGGGTCGCGAACTCATCTTCCAGATCCACACCCGCGACATGAACGTCGCCGACGACGTCGACTTCGCCGCCCTGGCCGAGGAAGCGACCGAGGCGTCGGGTGCCGACATCAAGGCCGTCTGTACCGAAGCGGGCATGTTCGCCATCCGTGACGACCGCACCGAGATCCGGATGGAGGACTTCCACGAGGCCTGGAAGAAAGTGCAAGCCGAGAGCGACGAGAGCGACGAGGTCTCGAAGACGTTCGCCTGA
- a CDS encoding MarR family transcriptional regulator, which yields MSTTETLRQETTSTGTWEDVRDLPPSAKLVAKVLEYNDTMTQQEIAEETLLPARTVRYALNRLDEENVVESRFSFSDARKRLYSLCIEPRD from the coding sequence ATGAGCACGACAGAGACGCTACGCCAGGAGACGACATCGACGGGAACGTGGGAGGACGTCCGAGACCTCCCCCCGAGTGCGAAACTCGTCGCGAAGGTCCTCGAGTACAACGACACGATGACCCAGCAGGAGATCGCCGAGGAGACGCTGCTGCCCGCACGCACGGTCAGATACGCACTGAATCGACTCGACGAAGAGAACGTCGTCGAATCTCGCTTTTCCTTCTCCGACGCCCGCAAACGACTCTACTCGCTGTGCATCGAGCCTCGAGACTGA
- a CDS encoding nitrous oxide reductase accessory protein NosL, translating to MSERPLTDPALDPRLGGRRAFLTTIATVGAGALAGCLGDDDGVPEPIAIADDHYCPMCNMVVVNHPGPAGHAFYPEEAEARAEQDGVVPYCASTCAYEHYFEKEEHGHEPIVLYLTDYSKVDWEVYEQGGQLFITAHFAAEDHTAATDLEFVVDSDVLGAMGESAIGFSDAADADAFAEEYGGGRYDHDSITRELIESLGFV from the coding sequence ATGAGCGAACGACCTCTCACTGATCCAGCGCTGGATCCGCGACTGGGCGGGCGGCGAGCGTTTCTCACCACGATCGCCACAGTCGGTGCTGGTGCGCTCGCCGGTTGCCTCGGTGACGACGACGGCGTTCCAGAGCCGATCGCCATCGCGGACGATCACTACTGCCCGATGTGTAACATGGTTGTTGTCAACCACCCGGGGCCGGCCGGACACGCCTTCTACCCCGAGGAGGCGGAGGCTCGAGCGGAACAGGACGGCGTGGTGCCATACTGTGCGAGCACGTGTGCGTACGAGCACTACTTCGAAAAAGAAGAACACGGCCACGAGCCGATCGTGCTCTACCTCACAGACTACTCGAAGGTCGACTGGGAGGTCTACGAACAGGGCGGACAACTGTTCATCACCGCTCACTTCGCCGCCGAGGACCACACCGCCGCGACCGACCTCGAGTTCGTCGTCGACAGCGACGTGCTGGGGGCGATGGGTGAATCGGCGATCGGCTTCTCCGACGCGGCCGACGCCGACGCGTTCGCCGAGGAGTACGGTGGCGGACGCTACGACCACGACTCGATCACGCGTGAGCTAATCGAGAGTCTCGGATTCGTGTGA
- a CDS encoding NosD domain-containing protein, protein MRNGTLIVACSLLVGVLSLGAVGLFVADVGSTTPEPVPFDETVQMGTEFDDDLETEQQVDFPNAQVFYSQYRNVVGYPGVERFVHEHNQDGHEQRFGYPLAVYVSDFSGTDLELTEAGYPRATGDVGWTDAESALFVVGSDARTPAGETVVPFSSRDDAESYAAAYGGTVLTWAELLEQEFAIEDAATVRERVDERLVAADELVATVQADSDRPVASVVGEDADTIQKAIDAAPPETTVVVPEGTYEELLEIDRPVTLAGDGNVTIRGDGEHTVIDVRADGVAVRNLRITDVGETTRPEEQDTVSDSGTDGDTVLELAYAAGDAGVSVDGATRVLVEDVTIETPANGVLLRDSPETVVRNVSVYGGDDWSEAYMGVMTMRSADGVIENSTFRDGRDGIYTHRSHGLVFRNNTLERNRIGVHLMYTSETVIADNEVRNAEITGIHVMTNPHRNAVVGNEVRNSPTGLRTEGWNSYVAGNVVVDNGLGMTTEAGNSIYEGNVVAGNDEGIRATHLLPTNRVVGNDFLDNHVHATARDGTLRIWTENGVGNYWGGAVGRTDGVVIDRSYSATDPIDSRLHRTGGTPALGQSPQFDELSTLDGTVAGMREASIVDTAPRCAPANPELLESAGLDVVHNCDDVTP, encoded by the coding sequence ATGCGTAACGGAACCCTGATCGTCGCGTGTTCGCTCCTCGTCGGCGTCCTCTCGCTCGGGGCCGTCGGACTGTTCGTCGCCGACGTCGGCTCGACGACTCCCGAGCCCGTACCGTTCGACGAGACGGTCCAGATGGGGACCGAGTTCGACGACGACCTCGAGACCGAACAGCAAGTCGACTTCCCGAACGCACAGGTGTTCTATTCGCAGTACCGAAACGTCGTTGGCTACCCCGGCGTCGAACGATTCGTCCACGAACACAACCAGGACGGTCACGAACAGCGGTTCGGCTATCCGCTGGCCGTCTACGTCAGCGACTTCAGCGGAACGGACCTCGAGTTGACCGAGGCGGGCTATCCGCGTGCGACCGGCGACGTCGGGTGGACCGACGCTGAGTCGGCGCTGTTCGTCGTCGGGAGCGACGCGCGAACCCCCGCCGGTGAGACGGTCGTTCCGTTCTCGAGTCGGGACGACGCCGAGTCTTATGCGGCGGCGTACGGGGGAACCGTGCTGACCTGGGCCGAACTGCTCGAGCAGGAGTTTGCAATCGAGGACGCCGCCACCGTCCGCGAGCGCGTCGACGAGCGGCTAGTGGCGGCCGACGAACTGGTCGCGACGGTGCAGGCAGACAGCGACCGCCCGGTGGCGAGCGTCGTCGGCGAGGACGCTGACACGATCCAGAAGGCGATCGACGCGGCCCCGCCGGAGACGACGGTCGTCGTTCCAGAGGGTACGTACGAGGAGTTGCTCGAGATCGACCGGCCGGTCACGCTGGCTGGCGACGGTAACGTGACGATCCGCGGCGACGGCGAACACACCGTCATCGACGTCCGTGCCGACGGTGTGGCCGTCCGGAACCTCCGGATCACCGACGTCGGCGAGACGACGCGCCCGGAAGAACAGGACACCGTGAGCGATAGCGGGACCGATGGCGACACCGTCCTCGAGCTGGCGTACGCGGCTGGAGATGCGGGGGTTTCCGTCGACGGCGCGACTCGTGTGCTGGTCGAGGACGTGACGATCGAGACGCCGGCGAACGGCGTCTTGCTCCGTGACAGTCCGGAGACCGTCGTCCGGAACGTCTCCGTCTACGGCGGCGACGACTGGTCCGAGGCGTACATGGGTGTCATGACGATGCGCTCGGCAGACGGCGTGATCGAGAACTCCACGTTTCGGGACGGCCGTGATGGAATCTACACGCACCGCTCACACGGACTCGTCTTTCGGAACAACACCCTCGAGCGAAACCGGATCGGCGTCCACCTGATGTACACCTCCGAGACCGTCATCGCGGACAACGAGGTCAGGAACGCGGAGATCACCGGGATTCACGTCATGACGAACCCACACCGGAACGCCGTCGTCGGGAACGAGGTCAGAAACAGTCCCACGGGGCTGCGAACGGAAGGCTGGAACTCCTACGTCGCCGGGAACGTCGTCGTCGACAACGGGCTCGGGATGACGACCGAAGCGGGGAACTCGATCTACGAGGGGAACGTCGTCGCCGGAAACGACGAGGGCATTCGGGCGACGCACCTGCTGCCGACCAATCGCGTCGTCGGGAACGATTTCCTCGACAACCACGTCCACGCGACCGCCCGGGACGGAACGCTTCGGATCTGGACCGAAAACGGCGTCGGCAACTACTGGGGCGGTGCGGTTGGACGCACCGATGGGGTGGTCATCGATCGGTCCTACTCCGCGACCGATCCCATCGACAGTCGCCTGCACCGAACCGGTGGCACGCCAGCACTCGGTCAGTCGCCGCAGTTCGACGAACTGTCGACCCTCGACGGGACCGTCGCCGGAATGCGCGAGGCGAGTATCGTCGACACGGCCCCACGCTGTGCACCGGCGAATCCGGAACTGCTCGAGTCGGCCGGACTGGACGTCGTCCACAACTGTGACGACGTCACGCCCTGA
- a CDS encoding nitrous oxide reductase accessory protein NosL: MERRTFLLGSTAAGVGLLFGTGAFSAAGTGHGVTIETGDGYLHVDVNEEYAGEADNYVDDPDGEPLSLTIDEVSEHGWIRFDDLLRVTNTGTQDLGLYVENQAFLGPDGILDYRVDGDSIVGESTEDTDVVLEGLDTAESDEDNSVTVTVRVDMTDHDESDLPDPDETTVLFVAGESTDEIGDEDDADELERDTTAPSTVEVGEEAALEVELENTTDEAHTTELTVTIDDAVEHDGQVTVDVGTTWTESFEFDTGEERTIDWEVETDVGVDSGTLEVTEDSNEGDDGGYDLEVETTGTITPREVAEVTATITNDASEQVSGTVSLDFAQRLHPGDGLDVDLEADVDAYPDRDFAQGDPDYHWLDRGEYPQEHLEQEVTVDADESEEVTFEVPAAYKNLELGDLTLKENDLEVTVDLDGEIETDEETLTIEDATVEWFQPDGDKWCPVCNMATEMYEAWHAIISHEDGSRPEFCSTGCAVQYWVKPGWFIENMRDDTYRGMNPATAEDNLVTMWAPDFTDISGEELTDHPGYEEFIDHRDGYIVLDDDTVSKFSTPMGGGSPVCFADYDDAVDYVNGDLENLPDDVDMSNVTEDDIVTLEELDEENTAVYDGSGRITWRE; this comes from the coding sequence ATGGAGCGACGAACGTTCCTGCTGGGGTCGACGGCCGCTGGCGTCGGCTTGCTGTTCGGGACGGGCGCGTTCAGTGCTGCCGGGACCGGCCACGGCGTCACGATCGAAACCGGCGACGGCTACCTCCACGTCGACGTCAACGAGGAGTACGCGGGTGAGGCGGACAACTACGTCGACGACCCCGACGGCGAGCCCCTCTCGCTCACCATCGACGAGGTCAGCGAGCACGGCTGGATTCGCTTCGACGATCTGCTCCGGGTGACGAACACGGGTACGCAAGACCTCGGGCTCTACGTCGAGAACCAGGCGTTCCTCGGCCCAGACGGAATCCTCGATTATCGGGTCGACGGAGACTCGATCGTTGGCGAGAGCACCGAGGACACCGACGTCGTACTCGAGGGGCTCGACACGGCCGAATCCGACGAGGACAACAGCGTGACGGTGACGGTCAGGGTCGACATGACCGATCACGACGAGTCCGACCTCCCCGATCCGGACGAGACGACCGTGCTGTTCGTCGCCGGAGAATCCACTGACGAGATCGGCGACGAAGACGACGCTGACGAGCTCGAGCGTGACACCACTGCCCCGTCGACTGTCGAGGTCGGCGAGGAGGCCGCTCTCGAGGTCGAACTCGAGAACACGACCGACGAAGCGCACACGACTGAGCTCACCGTTACGATCGACGACGCTGTGGAGCACGACGGACAGGTCACCGTCGACGTCGGGACGACGTGGACGGAGTCGTTCGAGTTCGACACGGGCGAGGAGCGGACAATCGACTGGGAGGTCGAAACCGACGTGGGCGTCGACAGCGGCACGCTCGAGGTCACCGAGGACAGCAACGAGGGCGACGACGGCGGCTACGACCTCGAGGTCGAGACCACGGGCACGATCACCCCGCGGGAGGTCGCGGAGGTCACGGCGACGATCACCAACGACGCCAGCGAACAGGTGTCGGGGACCGTCAGCCTCGACTTCGCTCAGCGGCTCCACCCCGGCGACGGACTGGACGTCGACCTCGAGGCCGACGTCGACGCGTATCCCGATCGAGACTTTGCCCAGGGCGATCCGGACTATCACTGGCTCGACCGCGGTGAGTACCCACAGGAACACCTCGAGCAGGAGGTGACCGTCGACGCCGACGAGAGCGAGGAGGTGACCTTCGAGGTGCCGGCCGCCTACAAGAATCTCGAACTGGGCGACCTCACGCTCAAAGAGAACGATCTCGAGGTGACAGTCGACCTCGACGGCGAAATAGAGACCGACGAGGAGACGCTGACGATCGAGGACGCGACGGTCGAGTGGTTCCAGCCCGACGGCGATAAGTGGTGTCCGGTCTGTAACATGGCGACCGAGATGTACGAAGCCTGGCACGCGATCATTTCCCACGAAGACGGTAGTCGCCCCGAGTTCTGTTCGACGGGCTGTGCCGTCCAGTACTGGGTCAAGCCCGGCTGGTTCATCGAGAACATGCGCGACGACACGTATCGTGGCATGAATCCGGCGACCGCCGAGGATAACCTGGTAACGATGTGGGCACCGGACTTCACCGACATCTCCGGTGAGGAACTGACCGACCATCCGGGCTACGAGGAGTTCATCGACCACCGCGATGGCTACATCGTCCTCGACGACGACACCGTCTCGAAGTTTTCCACGCCGATGGGCGGTGGCAGCCCGGTCTGTTTCGCGGACTACGACGACGCGGTCGACTACGTCAACGGCGACCTCGAGAATCTGCCCGACGACGTCGACATGAGCAACGTCACCGAGGACGACATCGTCACCCTCGAGGAACTCGACGAGGAGAACACCGCGGTTTACGACGGCTCGGGACGAATCACATGGCGGGAGTGA
- a CDS encoding nitrous oxide reductase accessory protein NosL — protein sequence MKRRTFIRDSSIALTLSVAAGCLDSDDGSQASVDGTLEVTADATGPITPRELAEVTVTIHNDTDDQVSGTVGLELDRVTPGVQPGEFPERDFEAGDADFFGFVIDRPDAPFEATVSVDAGEDETVSFEIPVSYENLELGGLTLRENELEVVADVGGETVTDEVAVTIEDATVEWFQPDAGKWCPVCNMVTEEYEAWHAMVTHADGSRPEFCSTGCAVQYWVNPDWYLEYNEDDDTYRGLHPGTDAAELVTMWAPDFTDISGERLTDHPGYEAFIDMRDGYFVLDDDTVSKFSTPMGGGSPVCFADYDDAVDYVDGELPNLPDDVDMGNVTEDDIVELDDLTKEAVAVYDGMGRFSWRD from the coding sequence ATGAAGCGGCGAACGTTCATTCGTGACAGTAGTATTGCACTCACGCTATCGGTTGCAGCGGGCTGTCTCGACAGTGATGACGGTTCGCAAGCGAGTGTCGACGGCACACTCGAGGTGACGGCCGACGCGACGGGCCCCATCACTCCTCGTGAGCTTGCCGAGGTGACGGTCACGATTCACAACGACACCGACGACCAGGTGTCGGGTACGGTCGGTCTCGAACTCGACCGAGTCACTCCTGGGGTACAGCCCGGGGAGTTCCCCGAACGAGATTTCGAGGCGGGAGACGCCGACTTTTTCGGGTTCGTGATCGATCGGCCCGACGCGCCGTTCGAAGCGACAGTGAGCGTCGACGCTGGCGAAGACGAGACGGTCAGCTTCGAGATTCCTGTGTCGTACGAAAACCTCGAGCTGGGCGGGCTCACGCTTCGGGAGAACGAGCTCGAGGTCGTCGCGGACGTCGGTGGTGAGACCGTCACCGACGAGGTGGCCGTTACGATCGAGGATGCGACAGTCGAGTGGTTCCAGCCAGACGCCGGGAAGTGGTGTCCGGTCTGTAACATGGTGACCGAAGAGTACGAGGCCTGGCACGCGATGGTGACGCACGCCGACGGCAGCCGTCCGGAGTTCTGTTCGACGGGTTGTGCCGTCCAGTACTGGGTCAACCCAGACTGGTACCTCGAGTACAACGAAGACGACGACACGTACCGGGGGCTCCACCCCGGTACTGACGCTGCCGAGCTGGTGACGATGTGGGCGCCCGACTTCACCGACATATCGGGGGAGAGACTCACCGACCACCCCGGCTACGAGGCGTTCATCGACATGCGAGATGGCTACTTCGTCCTCGACGACGACACCGTCTCGAAGTTTTCGACGCCGATGGGTGGTGGCAGTCCGGTCTGTTTCGCCGACTACGACGACGCGGTCGACTACGTCGACGGCGAGCTTCCGAACCTCCCCGACGACGTCGACATGGGCAACGTCACCGAGGACGACATCGTCGAACTCGACGACCTCACGAAAGAAGCCGTGGCAGTCTACGATGGGATGGGACGGTTCTCCTGGCGTGACTGA
- a CDS encoding nitrous oxide reductase accessory protein NosL translates to MNRRTYLKYSGIALTTAAAGCLDTDGPIEGQLRVTESPERVTIREAIEFAVTVANESDAAQEVTVTADVNGERHSEPTTVAGGDSETVTVAVPTGYEQVEAGALTLGENEWMVEADAISGSERGTVSLQDASVEWYQPDREKLCPVCNMFTERYEGWHAQATHADGSRIEFCALGCAVEYWVHPEAHESEMGYDGKHEGTVENELETIWAPDFTDVDLDPDDGSSSAHPGWESFIDMRDGYFVLDGRTFRKFTTPMPGGSPVCFADYDDALAYVDGDLPNLPDDVDMENVTEDDVVTLEELADSGAGELYREEYQP, encoded by the coding sequence ATGAACAGACGAACCTACCTCAAGTACAGCGGTATCGCACTGACGACGGCGGCTGCCGGCTGCCTCGACACCGACGGACCCATCGAGGGACAGCTCCGAGTCACCGAATCGCCGGAGCGGGTGACTATCCGGGAGGCGATTGAGTTCGCCGTTACGGTGGCGAACGAGAGCGACGCGGCCCAGGAAGTAACCGTCACGGCGGACGTAAACGGGGAACGTCACTCGGAGCCGACCACTGTCGCTGGTGGCGACAGCGAGACGGTGACCGTCGCGGTCCCGACCGGCTACGAGCAAGTCGAGGCGGGAGCGCTCACGCTCGGGGAAAACGAGTGGATGGTCGAGGCCGACGCGATTTCGGGCTCTGAACGCGGGACGGTTTCGCTGCAAGACGCTTCGGTCGAGTGGTACCAGCCGGACAGAGAGAAACTCTGTCCCGTCTGTAATATGTTCACAGAACGGTACGAAGGATGGCACGCGCAGGCGACACACGCCGACGGCAGCCGGATCGAGTTCTGTGCGCTCGGCTGCGCCGTCGAATACTGGGTCCACCCGGAGGCACACGAGTCTGAGATGGGGTACGACGGCAAACACGAGGGAACCGTCGAGAACGAACTGGAGACGATCTGGGCCCCAGATTTCACCGACGTGGACCTCGATCCCGACGACGGGAGTTCCTCGGCCCACCCGGGTTGGGAGTCGTTCATCGACATGCGGGATGGCTACTTCGTCCTCGACGGTCGGACGTTCCGAAAGTTCACGACGCCGATGCCTGGCGGCAGTCCCGTCTGTTTCGCCGACTACGACGACGCGCTCGCGTACGTCGACGGCGACCTTCCGAACCTGCCCGACGACGTCGACATGGAAAACGTCACCGAGGACGACGTCGTGACGCTCGAGGAACTCGCCGACTCCGGCGCCGGCGAACTGTACCGGGAAGAGTACCAGCCGTGA